In a single window of the Amycolatopsis sp. cg5 genome:
- a CDS encoding 2-keto-4-pentenoate hydratase, translating into MLAAEADVTARGPITAQWPDLDLDTAYAVQYEALRQRQRRGETLIGVKLGLTSRAKQIRMGIDSPSLAWLTDAMVLPAGEPLPRAQLIHPRAEPEIVFVMGERLAGPGVTASTALKAVDRVYGGVEIIDSRFQDFKFTLADAVADNSSSGLFVQGPVGRDPLGLDLSHEACLLEVDGEIVDAATGAAVQGHPAEALALAANHLGARGLAIEAGWIVLTGGMTDAVHVRPGARVAAHFSHLGSITIPGGE; encoded by the coding sequence ATGCTGGCCGCCGAAGCCGACGTGACCGCACGTGGCCCGATCACCGCGCAGTGGCCCGACCTCGACCTCGACACGGCGTACGCCGTCCAGTACGAGGCACTGCGCCAACGGCAGCGCCGTGGCGAGACGCTGATCGGCGTGAAGCTCGGGCTCACGTCCCGCGCCAAGCAGATCCGGATGGGCATCGACTCGCCGTCGCTGGCCTGGCTGACCGACGCCATGGTGCTCCCGGCGGGCGAACCGTTGCCGCGCGCGCAGCTAATCCACCCGCGCGCCGAACCGGAGATCGTGTTCGTCATGGGGGAGCGGCTGGCCGGACCCGGTGTCACGGCGTCAACGGCGCTGAAGGCCGTCGATCGGGTCTACGGCGGCGTCGAGATCATCGACAGCCGGTTTCAGGACTTCAAGTTCACCCTGGCCGACGCGGTCGCCGACAACAGCTCGTCCGGCCTGTTCGTGCAGGGCCCGGTCGGCAGGGACCCGCTGGGCCTGGACCTGTCACACGAGGCCTGCCTGCTCGAAGTCGACGGCGAGATCGTCGACGCGGCCACCGGCGCCGCCGTCCAGGGCCACCCCGCGGAAGCGCTCGCGCTGGCCGCCAACCATCTCGGCGCACGCGGCCTCGCGATCGAAGCGGGCTGGATCGTGCTGACCGGCGGCATGACCGACGCGGTCCACGTCCGGCCGGGCGCCCGCGTCGCCGCGCACTTTTCCCACCTCGGCAGCATCACGATCCCCGGAGGCGAGTAA
- a CDS encoding aldehyde dehydrogenase, producing the protein MSIDIRHLIGGHSVESTGGDTFETRDPHDGSLLGTVARGTPADAERAIETARAAFDEGPWPRMSPKERHKILHAVADAVEDNLEELAMLETRDSGKIITQSRHADIPRTAHNLRFFADYAAMAGNEAYPDGDLLSYTLYPPAGVVTAISPWNAPLMLASWKLAPALAFGNTAILKPAPQTPLTAARFGELALEAGLPEGVLNIVHGFGGDEVAGPLTTDPRVDRITFTGSTATGVRILRAAAPNLTPVSAELGGKSANIVFDDADLDVAVPESIRGIFAGNGQICFSGSRLLVQRGILPEFLSRFTEAAAKIVIGDPKDPATTLGPLIEQRHLDKVHGYVELAQREGGSVLTGGAPLGGTGFYYPPTVISGLGNDSRTAREEIFGPVETVIPFDTEEEALRLANANAYGLSGLLFTTNLDRAHRMVARWKAGTVWVNCYLVRDLRLPFGGEGISGLGREGGQFSREFFTEPRAVTLRIRPAA; encoded by the coding sequence ATGAGCATTGATATTCGGCATCTCATCGGCGGCCATTCGGTCGAATCCACCGGTGGTGACACGTTCGAGACCAGGGACCCGCACGACGGATCGCTGCTGGGCACCGTCGCCCGCGGCACACCCGCCGACGCCGAGCGCGCGATCGAAACCGCGCGCGCGGCCTTCGACGAAGGCCCGTGGCCGCGGATGTCACCCAAGGAACGGCACAAGATCCTGCACGCGGTCGCCGACGCGGTCGAGGACAACCTCGAAGAGCTGGCGATGCTGGAGACCCGCGACAGCGGCAAGATCATCACCCAGTCGCGGCACGCGGACATCCCGCGGACCGCGCACAACCTCAGGTTCTTCGCCGACTACGCGGCGATGGCGGGCAACGAGGCCTATCCCGACGGCGACCTGTTGTCCTACACGCTCTATCCGCCCGCGGGCGTGGTGACGGCGATCAGCCCGTGGAACGCGCCGCTCATGCTCGCCAGCTGGAAACTCGCCCCGGCGCTGGCTTTCGGGAACACCGCGATCCTCAAGCCCGCGCCGCAGACCCCGTTGACCGCGGCCCGGTTCGGTGAGCTGGCTTTGGAAGCGGGCCTGCCGGAAGGCGTGCTCAACATCGTGCACGGCTTCGGCGGTGACGAGGTCGCGGGCCCGCTCACGACCGACCCCCGGGTCGATCGGATCACGTTCACCGGCTCGACCGCGACGGGCGTACGGATCCTGCGGGCGGCGGCGCCGAACCTGACGCCGGTCTCGGCCGAGCTGGGCGGGAAGTCGGCCAACATCGTGTTCGACGACGCCGATCTCGACGTCGCGGTGCCCGAGTCGATCAGGGGGATCTTCGCGGGCAACGGGCAGATCTGCTTCTCGGGCTCGCGGTTGCTGGTGCAGCGCGGGATCCTGCCGGAGTTCCTCTCGCGGTTCACCGAAGCGGCGGCGAAGATCGTGATCGGTGACCCGAAGGACCCGGCGACGACGCTGGGTCCGCTGATCGAGCAACGTCATCTCGACAAGGTCCACGGCTACGTCGAACTCGCGCAGCGCGAAGGCGGCTCGGTGCTGACCGGCGGCGCGCCGCTCGGTGGCACGGGGTTCTACTACCCGCCGACCGTGATTTCCGGGCTGGGCAACGATTCCCGGACCGCGCGCGAGGAGATCTTCGGCCCGGTCGAGACGGTCATCCCGTTCGACACCGAGGAGGAGGCGCTGCGGCTGGCGAACGCGAACGCGTACGGCCTGTCCGGGCTGCTGTTCACCACGAATCTCGACCGGGCCCATCGGATGGTCGCGCGCTGGAAGGCGGGCACCGTCTGGGTCAACTGCTATCTGGTCCGCGACCTGCGGCTGCCGTTCGGCGGCGAGGGCATCAGCGGCCTCGGCCGCGAGGGCGGGCAGTTCTCGCGCGAGTTCTTCACCGAGCCGCGCGCGGTCACACTTCGCATCCGCCCGGCCGCGTGA
- a CDS encoding N-acetyltransferase family protein, protein MVQFRDARVSDAHGIGDLLVRSWRAAYRGLMPDEVLADLSVDDRKRYWADVLANRPARIDMVVAMSAGAVVGFAATGPPFVEADAEDPTLGDLYALYLDPKIWRLGVGTDLHAVALDRLRSQGFKHAGLWVLDTNERALGFYRSTGWTDTGRTQVDTRIEGVELHERRLHHDLSGGDLAN, encoded by the coding sequence ATGGTCCAGTTCCGTGACGCGAGGGTCTCCGACGCCCATGGCATCGGTGATCTGCTCGTTCGATCCTGGCGTGCGGCCTATCGCGGGCTGATGCCCGACGAGGTGCTGGCGGACCTGTCCGTCGACGACCGGAAGCGGTACTGGGCGGACGTCCTCGCGAACCGGCCCGCGCGCATCGACATGGTCGTCGCGATGAGTGCGGGCGCGGTCGTCGGGTTCGCCGCGACCGGTCCCCCGTTCGTGGAAGCCGATGCCGAGGATCCGACGCTCGGTGATCTCTACGCGCTCTACCTCGATCCGAAGATCTGGCGGCTCGGTGTCGGCACCGACCTGCACGCCGTCGCGCTCGACCGACTGCGGTCCCAGGGTTTCAAGCACGCCGGCCTGTGGGTGCTCGACACGAACGAGCGCGCGCTGGGCTTCTATCGGAGCACCGGGTGGACCGATACCGGGCGGACCCAGGTGGACACCCGCATCGAAGGTGTCGAGCTGCACGAACGGCGGCTCCACCACGACCTGTCAGGCGGCGACCTCGCCAACTGA
- a CDS encoding 4-oxalocrotonate tautomerase family protein — protein sequence MPLIDVSIGSGRTPEQIRRLITELTEATHQAIGAPLANIRVIVREVDPNLWAAGGVTIAERQAATEREQP from the coding sequence ATGCCGTTGATCGACGTGAGCATCGGCAGCGGCCGCACCCCGGAACAGATCCGGCGGCTGATCACCGAGCTGACCGAAGCCACCCACCAAGCCATCGGCGCACCGCTGGCGAACATCCGCGTGATCGTCAGGGAGGTCGACCCGAACCTGTGGGCGGCCGGCGGGGTCACCATCGCGGAGCGCCAAGCGGCCACGGAAAGAGAGCAGCCATGA
- a CDS encoding 2-keto-4-pentenoate hydratase — METSVVAAGYRLVGGSTEARRRLGLAEPTFGTLSADAFHVEGLPIPSAGTAEAGIAFVLGSRLTGPGATVASALRAVEFVLPVLEIAGAVVLGATPARMSTVDLRLAGCVLYKRGSVAATGAGGVVFGSPLNALVWLANTVGVLEPGQVVLSGALTPPVEVAPGDSVLASVAGLGSVTAILSGEQS, encoded by the coding sequence ATGGAAACGAGCGTTGTCGCCGCGGGCTATCGGCTCGTGGGCGGGTCGACGGAGGCACGCCGCAGGCTCGGACTGGCGGAGCCGACTTTCGGGACGCTGTCGGCGGACGCGTTCCACGTGGAGGGGTTGCCGATTCCGTCCGCGGGCACGGCCGAGGCGGGGATCGCGTTCGTGCTCGGGTCGAGGCTGACGGGTCCGGGCGCGACCGTCGCGAGCGCGCTGCGAGCCGTCGAGTTCGTGCTGCCCGTGCTGGAGATCGCGGGCGCCGTGGTGCTCGGCGCGACCCCGGCGCGAATGTCCACTGTGGATTTAAGGCTGGCCGGATGCGTGCTGTACAAGCGAGGTTCGGTCGCCGCGACCGGGGCGGGCGGCGTGGTGTTCGGGTCGCCGTTGAACGCGCTCGTCTGGCTCGCGAACACCGTCGGCGTGCTCGAACCCGGACAGGTCGTGCTCTCCGGCGCGCTCACCCCGCCGGTCGAGGTGGCGCCGGGCGACAGCGTGCTCGCGAGCGTCGCGGGCCTGGGCAGTGTCACCGCAATTCTTTCGGGGGAGCAGTCATGA
- a CDS encoding RHS repeat-associated core domain-containing protein: MSARRGTAFVLAKTLAVSVVLAITAPVASAAGPSVGLPDVPSTPVAKQTRTAPGADQASASTLTGDQPARAAKEGGGTATATSLSPSASWSVAAHTGDFTWSYPLRVPPAPGGLEPSLALSYRSSAVDGRTTVTNNQPSWVGDGWSLSSGFVERTYGGCAADTDGGTTPPQTGDLCWKSDNATASYGGGGGTLIRDDATGQWRSRADDGSRIERLTGAGNGDNDGEHWRITTVDGTQYFFGSQNDSASTWTVPVFGDDANEPCHGATFDTSHCVQAYRWMLDKVVDRNGNIVRYFYKTEGNSYGLNLKDAAVPYVRGGYLDHIDYGLRDNVTQPSGRIVFTTSDRCVKDSTCAPDKPDNWPDTFWEGKCDTATCKDHYSPTFWSTKRLASVTTKVWRGNAFSDVDRWDLDTQFPDPGDGEKAALWLKGIKHTGLVGGTADMPSVTFEGTAMYNRVELPQDGVSPLSRYRVTGVISETGGLTSIQYASECAAGGPTPANPETNTLRCFPVRWAKKNHAERTDYFHKYVVARVTQSDRLKVDSIPQSTFSEQVTAYEYLDGAAWHYDTSEFTKDDQRTWNDFRGFGRVRVRTGAPNDPAGPVTMTEQRFYRGMDGDKLPSGSRPASVTDTEGGTRADSDWLAGFGFETSTFEREGPSNQADPPRVSKSISDPVVQGPTATRGTFKAYLVKAGVQRGFTALAAGGWRATRSETTYDDRGMPTRINDLGDLATADDDRCTRTEYARNTDAWLLRLPGHVETVSVHCGQTAVFPGDALSDTRSTYDGNGNLKKSEVAKDRPASGPVYLTTSTADYDVHGRATTATDALGNVTKTAYTPAVGGPLTQAVSTSPPTPAVPAGLVTTTTLEPAWGSAVLVNDPNSRKTETGYDPLGRTAKVWLPDWTKAAHPNAPSVRHTYLVRGDGPSAITSSKIGPKGNEISGVAIYDGLLRIRQVQAPAPGGGRLLADIRYDSQGRDWKSTQPYFNDAAVDTELWVAGDEKIPGHTRSHYDGAGREDASIYFSGAFEKWRTSKAYGGDRVHTTPPPGAAASTTIVDAQGRTTERRVYRSGTPDGTFDATKYTYTKAGQPDTVTDATGAVWRSGYDLLGRKTSSADPDTGTSLMTYDDGGRLATVKDARGTTLGFAYDALGRMTTKSAGATKLAEWTYDTVVKGKGQPAGSTRWVGGKPYVNKVLSYDAAYRPTGTSTVVPSTEGLLAGTYNSYAGYNPDGSLSSSSFAAAGELPAETVNYVYDDAGQLKSSSGGYDGATTALVSNTDYTRYGELARLQLGEGTKRAWLSQYYEGDTRRLQRSIVDAEVPAPMQSDVRFTYDKVGLITSIAEATTGDVQCFGADKLLRVTEAWTAAPSTWSETDGCRNAPGTAGPAPYWHSYTYDQSGNRKTETRHAAAGDTIRTYATELPGRPHALSSVSTQGPGVNTQDTYDYDASGNLKTKTAGGAAEQYTWDEEGRLASVAKAGKSTSFLFDAEDDRLIRRAPDATTLYLGGQELRLNASGGNPTVTRYYGFGGKTVAMRQGRGALTWLAGDHQGTPQVAIDSGSLQVVRRDQLPFGGGRGAATAFPGDRGFVGGVRDAGTGLTHLGAREYDPDTGRFISVDPVLNAADSQQLNGYTYSNNNPISFSDPSGLYCDSCDFYSHRDETPSAFNPNRPGDFPQHTPVVTLQQQQRQSSAAPARQKVSPQTVSRRDQAETGIGPNFETWVIQDLCAGDPGSTIKGTDAAALACMEAYGELQRATGKQYRIDVQKRRAQEEKDKAYKVAHAYDDVTALANCAMNPAMLDVCFRPHGTTFAVCAGAGFHMVAGIGGEVCVAIDDQGVGWSATGKAGISGDTGANYGLGAKLAQGSIEDLGGKGEYYGVPVGPTEIGVSKSDSGLYSAGLGFGRHIGKTSSPIQKLEGVSLGTEAATSGRFFDMKEPVCRVCQNISTPVYNFLFGK, encoded by the coding sequence ATGAGCGCACGGCGCGGAACGGCCTTCGTGCTGGCCAAGACGTTGGCGGTGTCGGTGGTGCTGGCCATCACGGCGCCGGTCGCGAGCGCGGCCGGTCCGTCGGTCGGCCTCCCGGACGTCCCGTCCACCCCGGTCGCGAAGCAGACGCGCACGGCACCCGGCGCCGACCAGGCGTCGGCCAGCACCCTCACCGGCGACCAGCCCGCGCGGGCGGCCAAGGAAGGGGGCGGCACGGCGACGGCGACCTCGCTGTCCCCGTCCGCGTCCTGGTCGGTCGCGGCGCACACCGGTGACTTCACCTGGTCGTATCCGCTGCGGGTGCCGCCGGCGCCCGGCGGTCTCGAACCCAGTCTCGCGCTGTCCTACCGATCGTCCGCTGTGGACGGTCGCACGACGGTGACGAACAACCAGCCGTCCTGGGTCGGCGACGGCTGGTCGCTGTCCTCCGGTTTCGTCGAGCGGACCTACGGCGGCTGCGCGGCGGACACCGACGGCGGCACCACGCCGCCGCAGACCGGCGACCTGTGCTGGAAGAGCGACAACGCGACCGCGTCCTACGGCGGTGGCGGCGGCACGCTCATCCGTGACGACGCCACCGGCCAATGGCGCTCGCGCGCCGACGACGGTTCCCGCATCGAGCGGCTCACCGGCGCCGGCAACGGCGACAACGACGGCGAGCACTGGCGTATCACCACAGTGGACGGAACGCAGTACTTCTTCGGCTCCCAGAACGATTCCGCGTCCACCTGGACGGTGCCCGTGTTCGGCGACGACGCGAACGAGCCGTGCCACGGCGCGACGTTCGACACGTCCCACTGCGTGCAGGCCTACCGCTGGATGCTCGACAAGGTCGTCGACCGCAACGGCAACATCGTGCGCTACTTCTACAAGACCGAGGGCAACTCCTACGGCCTGAACCTCAAGGACGCCGCGGTGCCGTACGTGCGCGGCGGCTACCTCGACCACATCGACTACGGCCTGCGCGACAACGTGACCCAGCCGAGCGGCCGGATCGTGTTCACCACGTCCGACCGCTGTGTGAAGGACAGCACCTGCGCCCCCGACAAGCCGGACAACTGGCCGGACACCTTCTGGGAAGGCAAGTGCGACACCGCGACCTGCAAGGACCACTACTCCCCGACGTTCTGGTCGACCAAACGCCTCGCCTCGGTCACCACGAAGGTCTGGCGCGGCAACGCTTTCTCCGACGTCGACCGCTGGGACCTCGACACCCAGTTCCCCGACCCCGGTGACGGCGAGAAGGCCGCGCTCTGGCTCAAGGGGATCAAGCACACCGGCCTGGTCGGCGGCACGGCCGACATGCCTTCGGTGACCTTCGAGGGCACCGCCATGTACAACCGCGTCGAACTGCCCCAGGACGGCGTCTCACCGCTCAGCCGCTACCGCGTCACGGGCGTGATATCGGAAACCGGTGGCCTGACGTCGATCCAGTACGCCTCGGAATGCGCGGCGGGCGGCCCGACGCCGGCCAACCCCGAGACCAACACCCTGCGCTGTTTCCCGGTGCGCTGGGCCAAGAAGAACCACGCCGAGCGCACGGACTACTTCCACAAATACGTGGTCGCCCGTGTCACGCAGTCGGACCGTCTCAAGGTCGACTCGATCCCCCAGTCCACCTTCTCCGAGCAGGTCACCGCCTACGAGTACCTCGACGGCGCGGCCTGGCACTACGACACCTCGGAGTTCACCAAGGACGACCAGCGGACCTGGAACGACTTCCGCGGCTTCGGCCGCGTCCGCGTCCGCACGGGCGCCCCGAACGACCCGGCGGGCCCGGTCACCATGACCGAGCAGCGTTTCTACCGCGGCATGGACGGCGACAAACTGCCGTCCGGCAGCCGCCCGGCCAGCGTGACCGACACCGAGGGCGGCACCCGGGCCGACTCCGATTGGCTGGCGGGCTTCGGTTTCGAGACCTCGACGTTCGAGCGCGAGGGCCCGTCGAACCAGGCCGACCCGCCACGGGTGAGCAAGTCGATCAGCGACCCCGTGGTCCAGGGCCCGACCGCGACGCGGGGCACCTTCAAGGCGTATCTCGTCAAGGCCGGTGTCCAACGCGGCTTCACCGCGCTCGCGGCGGGTGGCTGGCGCGCGACCAGGTCGGAGACCACCTACGACGACCGGGGCATGCCGACACGGATCAACGACCTCGGCGATCTGGCCACGGCCGACGACGACCGGTGCACGCGGACCGAGTACGCCCGCAACACCGACGCCTGGCTGCTGCGGCTGCCCGGCCACGTCGAAACCGTCTCCGTGCACTGTGGACAGACGGCGGTCTTCCCCGGTGACGCGCTGTCCGACACCCGCAGCACCTACGACGGCAACGGCAACCTCAAGAAGAGCGAGGTCGCCAAGGACCGTCCGGCGTCCGGGCCGGTCTACCTCACGACCAGCACCGCCGACTACGACGTGCACGGCCGGGCGACGACGGCGACCGACGCGCTCGGCAACGTCACCAAGACCGCGTACACGCCGGCCGTCGGCGGCCCGCTGACCCAGGCCGTGTCCACCAGCCCGCCCACCCCGGCGGTGCCCGCGGGCCTGGTCACCACCACCACGCTCGAACCGGCGTGGGGATCGGCCGTACTGGTCAACGACCCCAACAGCCGCAAGACCGAGACCGGCTACGACCCGCTGGGCCGCACGGCCAAGGTCTGGCTGCCGGACTGGACGAAGGCCGCGCATCCGAACGCGCCCAGCGTCCGCCACACCTATCTGGTGCGCGGCGACGGGCCGTCGGCGATCACGTCGAGCAAGATCGGGCCGAAGGGCAACGAGATCTCCGGCGTCGCCATCTACGACGGGCTGCTGCGGATCCGGCAGGTCCAGGCGCCGGCACCGGGCGGCGGCAGGCTGCTCGCCGACATCCGCTACGACTCGCAGGGCCGGGACTGGAAGTCCACCCAGCCCTACTTCAACGACGCGGCCGTCGACACCGAACTCTGGGTGGCGGGCGACGAGAAGATCCCCGGCCACACCCGCTCCCATTACGACGGCGCCGGGCGTGAGGACGCGTCGATCTACTTCTCCGGCGCGTTCGAGAAGTGGCGCACGAGCAAGGCGTACGGCGGTGACCGGGTGCACACGACCCCGCCGCCCGGCGCGGCGGCGTCCACCACGATCGTCGACGCGCAGGGCCGCACGACCGAACGGCGCGTCTACCGGTCCGGCACCCCGGACGGCACCTTCGACGCGACCAAGTACACCTACACCAAGGCCGGCCAGCCCGACACGGTCACCGACGCCACCGGCGCGGTGTGGCGCAGCGGGTACGACCTGTTGGGGCGCAAGACGTCCAGTGCAGACCCGGACACCGGGACCTCGCTCATGACCTACGACGACGGCGGCAGGCTCGCCACCGTCAAGGACGCGCGTGGCACCACGCTCGGCTTCGCCTACGACGCGCTCGGCCGGATGACCACCAAGTCGGCTGGCGCCACGAAACTCGCCGAGTGGACGTACGACACGGTCGTCAAGGGCAAGGGCCAGCCCGCGGGTTCGACCCGCTGGGTCGGCGGAAAGCCCTACGTGAACAAGGTCTTGAGCTACGACGCGGCGTACCGGCCGACGGGAACGTCGACCGTGGTGCCGTCCACCGAAGGGCTGCTCGCCGGCACGTACAACAGCTACGCCGGCTACAACCCGGACGGCAGCCTGTCGAGCTCCTCGTTCGCGGCGGCGGGTGAGCTGCCCGCCGAGACCGTCAACTACGTCTACGACGACGCCGGCCAGCTGAAGAGCAGCTCCGGCGGCTACGACGGGGCCACCACGGCGCTCGTCTCGAACACCGACTACACCCGCTACGGCGAACTCGCCAGGCTCCAGCTCGGCGAGGGCACCAAGCGGGCCTGGCTGTCCCAGTACTACGAAGGCGACACCAGACGGCTACAGCGGTCCATTGTGGACGCCGAGGTCCCGGCGCCGATGCAGTCGGACGTCCGCTTCACCTACGACAAGGTCGGCCTGATCACCTCGATCGCCGAGGCGACCACCGGCGACGTCCAGTGCTTCGGCGCCGACAAGCTGCTCCGGGTCACCGAGGCCTGGACGGCCGCGCCGAGCACCTGGTCGGAGACCGACGGCTGCCGCAACGCACCGGGCACCGCGGGCCCGGCGCCGTACTGGCACTCCTACACCTACGACCAGTCCGGCAACCGCAAGACCGAGACCCGGCACGCGGCAGCGGGCGACACCATCCGCACCTACGCCACCGAGCTGCCGGGCCGTCCGCACGCGCTCAGCTCGGTCAGCACGCAGGGCCCCGGCGTCAACACCCAGGACACCTACGACTACGACGCGTCGGGCAACCTCAAGACCAAGACGGCAGGCGGCGCGGCCGAGCAGTACACCTGGGACGAGGAAGGCAGGCTGGCCTCGGTCGCCAAGGCAGGCAAGTCGACCTCGTTCCTCTTCGACGCCGAGGACGACCGCCTGATCCGCCGCGCACCGGACGCGACGACGCTGTACCTGGGCGGGCAAGAGCTGCGGCTCAACGCCTCGGGCGGCAACCCGACCGTCACCCGCTACTACGGCTTCGGCGGCAAGACGGTCGCGATGCGGCAGGGCCGTGGCGCGCTGACCTGGCTGGCAGGTGATCACCAGGGCACCCCGCAGGTCGCCATCGACTCCGGCTCGCTCCAGGTCGTCCGCCGCGACCAGCTGCCGTTCGGCGGCGGACGCGGCGCGGCGACGGCGTTCCCCGGCGACCGCGGCTTCGTCGGCGGTGTCCGTGACGCCGGCACCGGGCTCACCCACCTCGGCGCCCGCGAGTACGACCCGGACACCGGCCGGTTCATCTCGGTCGACCCGGTGCTGAACGCGGCCGACTCGCAGCAGCTGAACGGGTACACCTACAGCAACAACAACCCGATCTCCTTCAGCGACCCGTCCGGGTTGTACTGCGACAGCTGCGATTTCTACAGCCACCGCGACGAGACCCCGTCCGCGTTCAACCCGAACCGGCCAGGCGACTTCCCGCAGCACACCCCGGTCGTGACGCTCCAGCAGCAGCAACGGCAATCGTCGGCCGCGCCCGCCAGGCAGAAGGTCTCGCCCCAGACGGTGTCCCGGCGCGACCAGGCCGAAACCGGCATCGGGCCGAACTTCGAGACCTGGGTGATCCAGGACCTGTGCGCGGGTGACCCGGGCTCGACCATCAAGGGCACGGACGCGGCGGCCCTGGCCTGCATGGAGGCCTACGGCGAACTGCAGCGCGCGACCGGCAAGCAGTACCGGATCGACGTGCAGAAGCGGCGCGCGCAGGAGGAGAAGGACAAGGCGTACAAGGTGGCACACGCCTACGACGACGTCACCGCGCTCGCGAACTGCGCGATGAACCCGGCCATGCTCGACGTCTGCTTCCGGCCGCACGGAACGACCTTCGCCGTCTGCGCCGGCGCCGGTTTCCACATGGTCGCGGGCATCGGCGGCGAGGTGTGCGTGGCGATCGACGACCAGGGCGTCGGCTGGTCGGCGACCGGGAAAGCCGGGATCTCCGGCGACACGGGCGCGAACTACGGCCTCGGCGCCAAGCTCGCGCAAGGGTCCATCGAGGACCTCGGCGGCAAGGGCGAGTACTACGGAGTGCCGGTCGGGCCGACCGAGATCGGGGTCAGCAAGAGCGACTCCGGGCTGTACTCGGCCGGACTCGGCTTCGGCAGGCACATCGGCAAGACCAGCTCGCCGATCCAGAAATTGGAAGGAGTCTCACTCGGCACCGAAGCGGCCACGTCCGGTCGGTTCTTCGACATGAAGGAACCGGTGTGCCGGGTCTGCCAGAACATCTCGACCCCGGTCTACAACTTCCTCTTCGGCAAGTAA
- a CDS encoding VOC family protein has product MTHHDIRHEIAHLARVEIHTPDPDGTLWFFKDLLGMYETRREGQSVYLRGYEDPYQWSLKVTEGPVAKMDHAALRTSSPEALERRAKSLKDGNLEGRWSDGEFGYGKTYEFTTPDGHDVRLLWEAEKYRAPDELKSKILTRASKKPLRGIPIKRIDHLNLLASDVTPVKQSFERHLGMQTRERLVDGDVEAGAWLSSNILGHEVAIMRDALGARGRLHHVAFYYGNPQHNADAAEMFREYDIVIEAGPDRHGLSQGAFLYVFEPGGNRIELFGDCGFLELEPDFETKTWTMDNIDVVTAIGGTNLPHETFFTYGTPPQPSVGEVAA; this is encoded by the coding sequence ATGACGCACCACGACATCCGCCACGAGATAGCCCACCTGGCACGGGTCGAGATCCACACCCCCGACCCCGACGGCACGCTGTGGTTCTTCAAGGACCTGCTCGGTATGTACGAGACCAGGCGCGAGGGCCAGTCGGTCTACCTGCGCGGCTACGAGGACCCGTACCAGTGGAGCCTCAAGGTCACCGAGGGCCCGGTCGCGAAAATGGACCACGCCGCGCTGCGCACCTCGTCCCCCGAGGCGCTGGAGCGCCGCGCGAAGTCGCTCAAGGACGGCAACCTCGAGGGCAGGTGGTCGGACGGCGAGTTCGGCTACGGCAAGACCTACGAGTTCACCACCCCCGACGGCCACGACGTCCGTCTCCTGTGGGAGGCCGAGAAGTACCGCGCGCCCGACGAGCTGAAGAGCAAGATCCTGACCAGGGCGTCGAAGAAGCCGTTGCGGGGCATCCCGATCAAGCGCATCGACCACCTGAACCTGCTGGCCAGCGACGTCACCCCGGTCAAGCAGTCCTTCGAGCGCCACCTCGGCATGCAGACCCGCGAGCGGCTCGTCGACGGCGACGTCGAGGCGGGCGCCTGGCTCAGCAGCAACATCCTCGGCCACGAGGTCGCGATCATGCGCGACGCACTGGGCGCGCGCGGCAGGCTGCACCACGTCGCCTTCTACTACGGCAACCCGCAGCACAACGCCGACGCGGCCGAGATGTTCCGCGAGTACGACATCGTGATCGAGGCGGGCCCGGACCGGCACGGCCTCAGCCAGGGCGCGTTCCTCTACGTCTTCGAACCCGGCGGCAACCGGATCGAGCTGTTCGGGGACTGCGGTTTCCTCGAGCTGGAGCCGGATTTCGAGACCAAGACGTGGACGATGGACAACATCGACGTGGTGACGGCCATCGGCGGGACCAACCTGCCGCACGAGACCTTCTTCACCTACGGCACCCCGCCGCAGCCGTCAGTTGGCGAGGTCGCCGCCTGA